The following proteins are co-located in the bacterium genome:
- the argH gene encoding argininosuccinate lyase encodes MVSKTVSEFVVSPQQMQLDMKMVASDIWGTRAHVLMLARTKIVSQSSAVAILQALADIERLNEQGNFSIDPNRGAQLTLEKEIVERAGEKAGLSAHTARSRNDQVMVTELLFLREEACELAIQLEHVIKQLITFAEEHIDWVMPGYTHMQPGKPTTVAQWCLMYCGGFVRIHKALFSLLSRYDQCPLGSVESFGTSWPIDREYTAELLGFEKVWEVPLDAISHRGFFQYELLQILSVGAIELSKFATDTLQYATFEYGFLELGDSVAQRLHPITGSSVMAQKKNPDALELLRASGNQVAGSMLAGFELLSGLPAGYNRDARELKEYVELGLRKFKTGLGVLTEVLGSMRFHRERMEVLVKQNYSLTTDVADFVSQTTGLPYRLVYKIVGQAVNDLMERGLPLEDLRESDLVRYAEELGTSLSVNPEDLKEVLKPQVALSRRKHRGGPSEEATKLSVELFVKEWEACKGAREGVRLRIQEAVHRTASEVARVLGESERVSE; translated from the coding sequence GTGGTCAGTAAGACAGTCTCTGAGTTTGTTGTTTCACCCCAGCAGATGCAGCTTGATATGAAGATGGTTGCCTCAGATATCTGGGGAACAAGAGCACATGTGTTGATGCTTGCACGAACGAAAATAGTTTCGCAAAGTTCTGCAGTAGCAATTCTGCAGGCGCTGGCGGACATTGAGCGGTTGAACGAGCAAGGGAATTTTTCGATTGATCCAAATCGAGGAGCACAGCTTACGCTCGAAAAAGAGATCGTCGAACGGGCAGGAGAGAAAGCTGGTCTATCAGCGCATACCGCGCGGAGCCGTAACGACCAGGTGATGGTAACGGAGCTCCTCTTCTTGCGGGAGGAAGCGTGTGAACTTGCGATACAGTTAGAGCATGTAATCAAGCAGCTCATAACCTTTGCAGAAGAGCATATTGATTGGGTGATGCCCGGGTATACCCACATGCAGCCAGGGAAACCAACAACGGTTGCACAGTGGTGTCTTATGTACTGTGGGGGGTTTGTTCGTATTCATAAAGCGCTTTTCTCGCTCTTATCGCGCTATGATCAGTGCCCTCTTGGCTCAGTAGAATCATTCGGTACTTCTTGGCCTATTGACCGCGAGTATACGGCTGAGCTTCTTGGATTTGAAAAGGTGTGGGAAGTGCCACTTGATGCGATCAGTCACCGAGGCTTTTTCCAGTACGAGTTGCTGCAGATACTTTCCGTTGGTGCGATAGAGCTTTCAAAGTTTGCAACCGATACCTTACAGTATGCGACGTTTGAATATGGATTTCTCGAGTTGGGAGACTCTGTGGCACAACGACTTCACCCAATTACGGGAAGCTCAGTCATGGCACAGAAGAAGAATCCCGATGCCCTCGAATTACTTCGAGCATCTGGGAATCAGGTCGCAGGCTCGATGCTTGCAGGCTTTGAGCTCCTTTCAGGACTTCCAGCCGGATACAATCGAGATGCAAGAGAGTTAAAAGAATACGTGGAACTCGGGCTGAGGAAGTTCAAAACTGGGCTGGGAGTGCTCACAGAAGTACTCGGGAGCATGCGCTTTCACCGTGAGCGTATGGAAGTGCTCGTGAAGCAGAACTATTCCTTAACGACAGACGTAGCTGATTTTGTTTCGCAGACGACTGGTCTGCCGTATCGGCTCGTGTATAAGATTGTAGGGCAGGCAGTGAACGATCTCATGGAGAGAGGTCTTCCCTTGGAAGACCTTCGGGAGTCAGATCTGGTGCGTTATGCCGAGGAGCTCGGCACTTCGCTCAGTGTGAATCCAGAGGACCTCAAAGAGGTCCTGAAGCCTCAAGTGGCTCTATCTCGGAGAAAGCACCGTGGGGGACCAAGTGAGGAGGCTACCAAGCTCTCTGTTGAGCTTTTCGTGAAGGAGTGGGAAGCGTGCAAGGGGGCCCGTGAGGGTGTCCGTCTCAGAATCCAAGAAGCTGTCCATCGGACTGCGAGTGAAGTGGCTCGTGTTCTTGGGGAGAGTGAAAGAGTTTCAGAATGA
- a CDS encoding M20 family peptidase yields MNVIEKLQALIQIPSESSHEEAIAQWLFRYLKDAGVQPEQKENNVFCRIPGKNQTKAIIFNGHTDTVSAGTLSEWGYPPVGADAGVVADGRVYGLGASDMKASLAAFLELVDRYRDEVPPLDLFFSFVREEETTGRGSREYVQYFQENWQSRYEDVICIVGEPTGFEYIELGNRGVHHVELVIEGVACHASQAAGKTTNAPELAFEAMSRIEELKKEWGKSFVHEQLGKPAVTMTGIRSSESSVNSVPSSVLLRWDIRTTPELHPQVKSLMEDALGDLGKVVGLRDPCQCAFCPIDSSLVRAFEAAHPAVEHRIARGGNDCGSFIEVGIPAVTFGPGKKEVIHQMDEYAPVQELERACEEYDKVIQAFASCR; encoded by the coding sequence ATGAATGTAATCGAAAAGCTACAGGCTCTGATTCAGATACCTTCAGAGAGTTCCCATGAAGAAGCAATAGCACAGTGGCTCTTTCGTTATCTGAAAGATGCTGGTGTTCAGCCGGAGCAAAAAGAGAATAATGTTTTCTGTCGCATCCCCGGAAAAAATCAAACGAAAGCAATAATCTTCAATGGACATACGGATACCGTTTCGGCTGGAACGCTGAGTGAATGGGGTTATCCCCCCGTGGGAGCAGATGCTGGTGTAGTTGCAGATGGTCGAGTATATGGGCTGGGCGCGAGTGATATGAAAGCGAGCCTTGCCGCTTTTTTAGAGCTTGTGGATCGATATCGAGATGAAGTGCCGCCGCTTGATCTATTCTTTTCGTTCGTGCGAGAGGAGGAGACGACAGGACGGGGGTCTCGCGAATATGTGCAATATTTTCAAGAGAACTGGCAGAGTCGTTATGAAGATGTCATTTGCATTGTTGGTGAGCCAACGGGATTTGAGTACATAGAACTTGGAAATCGTGGAGTGCACCATGTTGAGCTTGTCATTGAAGGGGTGGCTTGCCATGCCTCTCAAGCAGCGGGGAAGACCACCAACGCTCCTGAACTTGCATTTGAAGCGATGAGCCGAATAGAGGAGCTCAAGAAGGAGTGGGGGAAGTCATTTGTGCATGAGCAGTTGGGCAAGCCAGCGGTAACGATGACAGGGATCCGCTCAAGTGAGAGTTCTGTGAATAGTGTTCCGTCGTCTGTGTTACTTCGGTGGGATATTCGAACTACGCCAGAACTACATCCTCAGGTGAAGAGTCTTATGGAGGATGCGCTCGGCGATCTTGGGAAGGTGGTAGGATTACGTGATCCGTGCCAGTGTGCATTTTGTCCGATAGATAGTTCGCTTGTCCGTGCGTTTGAAGCGGCACATCCCGCAGTTGAGCACCGAATTGCACGAGGGGGGAACGATTGTGGTAGTTTTATCGAAGTGGGGATTCCTGCGGTGACATTTGGTCCTGGCAAAAAAGAAGTCATTCACCAGATGGATGAGTATGCTCCTGTGCAAGAGCTTGAGCGAGCGTGTGAGGAGTACGACAAGGTTATTCAGGCATTTGCTTCTTGTCGATGA
- the fahA gene encoding fumarylacetoacetase, with product MVQKSFVKVAESSHFPIQNLPYGVFSRDGGAPHIGVAIGEEILDLTVLQQKGVLEGDYFQSPTLNRFMQEGKSEWQKVRRTIQQLLDESCAIIQSDASLLKEVLVKQSEVQLLLPIEIGDYTDFYSSREHATNVGSMFRDPNNALLPNWLHVPVAYHGRASSVVISGTDIRRPCGQTKADDKELPSFGPCRLMDYELELGLIIGKENALGEPISIQEANDYIFGMVLVNDWSARDIQKWEYVPLGPFLAKNFATSISPWIVTMDALKEFKAAGPKQDPEPLPYLRQGGENGFDIQLEAYLTTPDLRQPEVITRTNARNLYWSPAQQITHHASNGCSLRVGDLIASGTISGTDPDSYGSLLEVTWKGTRPIQLPSGETRTFLRDGDTLTLSGYATGNGYTIGFGEVSGKILPACIDEQLIVER from the coding sequence GTGGTACAAAAGTCATTTGTTAAGGTTGCAGAGAGCTCTCACTTTCCGATTCAGAACCTTCCGTATGGAGTGTTTTCTCGTGATGGAGGCGCACCGCATATCGGGGTTGCCATCGGAGAAGAGATACTTGATCTGACAGTACTCCAACAAAAAGGAGTTCTGGAGGGAGACTATTTTCAATCGCCTACCCTGAATCGGTTTATGCAGGAGGGGAAAAGTGAGTGGCAAAAAGTAAGGCGTACAATACAACAGTTGCTTGATGAGAGTTGTGCAATCATCCAGTCAGATGCCTCTTTATTGAAAGAGGTTCTTGTAAAGCAGAGTGAAGTTCAGCTCTTACTCCCGATCGAAATTGGAGACTATACTGATTTTTACTCCTCGAGAGAACACGCAACAAATGTCGGGAGCATGTTCAGAGATCCGAATAACGCCCTCCTTCCGAACTGGTTACATGTTCCCGTAGCATATCACGGACGGGCAAGTTCGGTTGTGATCTCTGGGACCGATATCCGTAGACCATGTGGACAAACGAAAGCTGATGATAAGGAGCTCCCGTCTTTTGGGCCGTGTCGACTCATGGACTATGAGCTCGAACTTGGACTGATCATCGGGAAAGAGAACGCACTCGGTGAGCCGATTTCAATACAAGAGGCAAACGATTATATATTCGGCATGGTGCTCGTGAATGACTGGAGCGCGCGTGATATTCAGAAATGGGAATACGTACCACTCGGCCCATTCCTTGCGAAGAACTTCGCAACTTCTATCTCCCCGTGGATCGTTACTATGGACGCCTTGAAAGAGTTTAAGGCTGCTGGTCCCAAGCAAGATCCTGAGCCGCTTCCGTATTTGCGTCAGGGGGGAGAGAATGGATTTGACATCCAGTTGGAGGCATATTTAACGACTCCTGATCTCAGGCAGCCTGAAGTGATTACCAGAACGAATGCGCGCAATCTGTACTGGAGCCCTGCCCAACAGATTACTCATCATGCTAGTAATGGCTGTAGTTTACGGGTAGGGGATTTAATAGCCTCAGGAACTATCAGTGGAACGGATCCTGATTCTTATGGCTCGCTATTAGAGGTAACATGGAAGGGGACTCGCCCAATTCAACTTCCTTCAGGGGAAACGCGTACCTTCTTAAGAGATGGAGACACCTTAACCCTCTCAGGGTATGCAACAGGGAATGGCTATACTATAGGGTTTGGAG